The Pseudomonas hefeiensis genomic sequence TGAGGACCGCAGCGCCTGGATCGCGAGCAAGCTTTGCTCCCACAAAGCCCGCTCCCGCTGACTCGCTCCCACAAGGGACCGTGCGGCATCTCGTCAAACAGCTACATCCATGAACCCCGGCGACTGCGCCAGGGCAAACGGGCTGAACACCTGCCACTGCCGCTCGCCGCGAAACCGACCTTTGACGAAGACCGCCTCCGGGCCGTCAAGGTCGTCCATCAGCGTCGGCTCCAGGCTGTCTTGGGCAAAATGCTGCAATCCGAGGACTTCATCCACCAGCAACCCGGTAAAGATCTCGTCGTGATCGACCACCAGCACCCGCCGCTGCTTGCGCACGCTCGACAGCTCATGGCCGAAGAAACCGCACACATCCATCAACGGCAACAAGCGCCCGCGCAGATTAGCCACTCCGCGAACCCACGGCTTGACCCCGGGCAAATGTGTGTAGCGCGGCTCGTGCAGCACTTCGCTGACTTCGCCCATC encodes the following:
- a CDS encoding chemotaxis protein CheW; the encoded protein is MSQSLTAFELLLQIDRRCRLLGADLPSQPTHRAGWSGIGFRLGEHWYVAPMGEVSEVLHEPRYTHLPGVKPWVRGVANLRGRLLPLMDVCGFFGHELSSVRKQRRVLVVDHDEIFTGLLVDEVLGLQHFAQDSLEPTLMDDLDGPEAVFVKGRFRGERQWQVFSPFALAQSPGFMDVAV